One stretch of Schlesneria sp. DSM 10557 DNA includes these proteins:
- a CDS encoding dihydrodipicolinate synthase family protein, whose protein sequence is MTRQISGVLPIAHTPFLEDNSIDFESLRRQVDWGFEVGAEGFCTGMVSELLRLTYDERVSLTNALGEMVGDRGVFIAGVGAESTKQAIQYAQHAEKAGAAAVMAIPPLATRTPPGAVRDYFIELAENVNLPVIVQDASGYVGQPIPLEVSVGLLRRFGKDKIFFKPEATPIGPNLSALRDATDGEARIFDGSGGICLVDCARRGVAGTMPGMEFLPAVVALWKALQRKDEAAIYQLSFPICALVSLQLQAGLDGFLAIEKYVLHRNGLFKTDVRRQPYAWSLDPETRSELDRLLVKLDEAVESVKTGTSS, encoded by the coding sequence ATGACCAGACAGATCAGCGGCGTACTCCCCATCGCACACACCCCGTTCCTCGAAGACAACTCGATCGATTTTGAGAGTCTCCGTCGACAGGTTGACTGGGGATTTGAAGTCGGTGCTGAAGGCTTTTGTACAGGTATGGTCTCTGAACTGTTACGACTCACCTATGACGAACGTGTCTCTCTGACGAACGCCTTGGGAGAAATGGTCGGTGACCGGGGCGTCTTCATTGCGGGAGTCGGCGCCGAATCGACAAAGCAGGCGATCCAGTACGCGCAGCATGCCGAGAAAGCGGGGGCCGCAGCGGTCATGGCGATTCCCCCCCTCGCCACCAGAACCCCGCCCGGGGCCGTTCGTGACTACTTCATCGAACTGGCCGAAAACGTCAATCTGCCCGTGATCGTTCAAGATGCCTCAGGGTACGTTGGTCAGCCGATTCCCCTGGAGGTGAGTGTCGGACTGTTGCGCCGGTTCGGTAAGGACAAGATTTTCTTCAAACCGGAAGCCACTCCCATCGGTCCCAATCTTTCGGCTCTCCGTGACGCGACCGACGGTGAAGCACGCATCTTCGATGGCTCGGGAGGAATCTGTCTGGTCGATTGCGCCCGCCGTGGCGTCGCAGGAACGATGCCGGGAATGGAGTTTCTTCCGGCGGTCGTGGCGTTATGGAAGGCGCTGCAGCGGAAGGACGAAGCCGCGATTTACCAACTTTCGTTCCCCATCTGTGCACTCGTCAGCCTGCAACTTCAAGCGGGTCTGGATGGCTTCCTGGCGATTGAGAAGTACGTGCTTCATCGTAACGGGCTCTTCAAGACAGACGTCCGCAGACAGCCTTACGCGTGGAGCCTCGATCCCGAAACACGGAGTGAACTGGATCGACTCCTGGTAAAACTGGATGAAGCGGTGGAATCCGTCAAAACCGGCACATCTTCCTGA
- a CDS encoding NAD(P)H-dependent glycerol-3-phosphate dehydrogenase → MTTKITVLGNGAMATACAILLAEHEDQQVCIWGRNPDHVAQMQSTRENQRLLPGVKLPDQVWMTSEIELALKDCEYIVAAIPTQFLRASLMEMRPYLNRNRPMISVIKGIENETFMRPSEIITEVLGGRAVVAVGGPSHAEEISRRMPATVVAASGDLGLARQVQRMFNTERFRVYTNLDLIGVELAAALKNVIAIAAGISDGLGFGDNAKSSLMTRGLVEMTRFGQRFGAEATTFAGLAGMGDLITTCVSPYGRNRGVGVRLGKGETLSQILVSMDAVAEGVATAKSVFDVAEQEGIEMPITSEVYRVLYEDRSASDATRALMLRPLRAE, encoded by the coding sequence ATGACAACGAAGATTACAGTCCTGGGCAATGGCGCAATGGCAACGGCCTGTGCAATCCTGCTGGCCGAACACGAAGATCAGCAGGTCTGCATCTGGGGGCGCAATCCTGACCATGTCGCACAGATGCAGAGCACGCGTGAAAATCAGCGGTTGCTCCCCGGCGTCAAGTTGCCTGATCAGGTCTGGATGACGTCCGAGATCGAGCTGGCATTGAAAGATTGTGAGTACATCGTTGCGGCGATCCCGACTCAGTTCCTGCGTGCCAGCTTGATGGAGATGCGACCGTATCTGAATCGCAACCGGCCCATGATCAGCGTGATCAAAGGAATCGAAAACGAAACGTTCATGCGACCCAGCGAGATCATCACCGAGGTCCTTGGCGGCCGAGCGGTGGTGGCGGTCGGTGGTCCGAGCCACGCAGAAGAAATTTCGCGGCGGATGCCTGCGACGGTCGTTGCCGCCAGCGGGGATCTGGGACTGGCTCGACAGGTCCAGCGGATGTTCAACACCGAGCGATTCCGGGTCTATACGAATCTTGATCTGATCGGTGTGGAACTGGCGGCGGCATTGAAGAATGTGATTGCCATCGCGGCAGGAATCTCGGACGGCCTCGGTTTTGGTGATAATGCCAAGTCATCGCTGATGACTCGCGGATTGGTCGAGATGACCCGGTTCGGTCAGCGATTCGGGGCGGAAGCGACGACGTTTGCAGGTCTGGCGGGAATGGGAGACTTGATCACCACTTGTGTCAGCCCGTATGGGCGAAACCGTGGAGTGGGCGTCCGCCTGGGAAAAGGCGAAACACTGTCCCAGATTCTGGTCAGTATGGATGCCGTCGCAGAGGGAGTCGCAACAGCGAAGAGCGTTTTCGATGTGGCCGAACAGGAAGGAATCGAAATGCCGATCACGAGCGAAGTCTATCGAGTCCTGTACGAAGATCGTTCCGCCAGCGATGCCACCCGCGCCTTGATGCTGCGACCGCTGCGCGCTGAATAG
- a CDS encoding beta strand repeat-containing protein translates to MPVLNRFWSGSLWNQCTAGIWLGALLSLASDSVAHRAASAEDWVTTIRAQSDSPDFPEPISEETDIFKERALARARQERLQSQQRKKKRPPRTFKTFFSMTTYEPVEVEDGIGAIGRMSHLMGKTFGRNDTITPFEVMPYMLADEHFLFADVRGFVSNRSRLGGNFGLGYRYLSEDYNAWGGASIWYDADDTSKRLFHQVGLSFEGLIDRYELRSNVYIPVTSEQTYSSSIGAERIVGHQLLYGQAVDQGSALTGVDFEVGYSHPIRDRHWLRGFIGGYHFEGGTRGNVDGFRMRAEAVYNNGVTGQLLYTNDPLYGNNLMAGVSLQLPFGSNNPASGWKRNTPNPFRFVERNYNVIISHDKSYENDKVAINPATGLPYHIEQVYQEGQPYSSGNPYFTGGGDPYFEPSGDGTTTNPHNSLKNALATGADVIFVRSGSIINESVTLSEGQQLLGENSQAMPALAIAGGGFVKLPSLSQSAQLGNATVTPRFEGTNGPAVTLASNTQVSGFNFNHIGGNAIQGTNAADVTLRDLTFTQVDGDAINLNNSSGDVTMANIQINSASGNGVVIDGGNADISYDGTGNTITADGDGISVSNTQGGSLLINNATIKATGGAGLKMSNVATDATIASLNVAHSFGPAVAISGTTGTVSTNNGVTTTDYNTYNFLGYTTITSPNGAGFTVNGSDAIINVDHLNVTTTSASPAVSLVNTSSDVTFGNMNLTTQNATGLYARGVSKLQVNDGTLKTVNAPAIDIQGSTINATFSNVSVDGGPFGISLLQSLGNLTLQGNGTLGSGGVIQNTEKGVIINSFGVAKLNWLDLTNNGVGIHSTKSSQLVLSNARITGSTGYAIDSLNDSTLVVQNSLLTGNGAVGGGTIRVQADTTGTFNSQISGNTINDANGTAILYQTLPSGTGASLAASILSNTITASQGSSPVINVNWSGPESVRVSNNTIFAQGTGMTGVLLQGTSTTASMTAQVDGNTITFAGAQGTGVSVIAAATSSLNIATNTVTFGGTGGTGLRFSLSGTSTDYIASNIITDKAGGATGMLFDKVAANSRMQIDGNTINLLANDLTPHYGIMFTNITPTVQFMGTVNNLIYNASTPQTLFSAPVNSYTGGFYINGYLQ, encoded by the coding sequence ATGCCGGTGTTAAATCGATTCTGGTCAGGTTCTCTCTGGAACCAGTGCACAGCAGGAATCTGGCTGGGTGCTTTGCTCTCCCTCGCTAGTGACAGCGTCGCACATCGCGCGGCCAGTGCCGAAGACTGGGTGACAACTATCCGTGCCCAGTCCGACTCTCCTGATTTCCCTGAACCCATCAGCGAAGAGACAGACATCTTCAAGGAACGGGCGCTGGCGAGAGCACGGCAGGAACGTCTTCAATCGCAACAGAGAAAAAAGAAGCGTCCTCCCCGGACATTCAAGACCTTCTTCTCGATGACGACTTACGAACCAGTCGAAGTCGAGGACGGGATTGGGGCCATCGGGCGGATGAGCCACCTGATGGGCAAAACCTTCGGTCGTAATGACACGATCACACCGTTTGAAGTCATGCCCTACATGCTGGCGGACGAGCATTTTCTGTTTGCAGACGTCCGTGGCTTTGTTTCGAACCGGTCGCGTCTGGGGGGCAACTTTGGTCTCGGTTATCGCTACCTCAGCGAGGACTACAATGCCTGGGGGGGGGCCAGTATCTGGTATGACGCCGACGACACCTCAAAACGCCTGTTTCATCAGGTGGGTCTGAGCTTCGAAGGGTTGATCGATCGGTACGAACTTCGGTCCAACGTCTATATTCCTGTCACGTCCGAACAAACCTACTCGAGTTCGATCGGTGCGGAACGGATTGTCGGCCATCAATTGCTGTATGGGCAAGCGGTCGATCAGGGATCGGCACTGACAGGGGTCGATTTCGAAGTCGGTTACAGTCACCCGATCCGCGACCGCCACTGGTTGCGAGGTTTCATCGGCGGATACCACTTTGAAGGGGGAACCAGAGGCAACGTCGATGGGTTCCGGATGCGCGCCGAAGCGGTGTACAACAATGGTGTGACCGGGCAGTTGCTTTACACCAACGATCCACTTTACGGCAATAACCTGATGGCAGGTGTCTCGCTGCAACTTCCGTTCGGCAGCAACAACCCGGCAAGTGGCTGGAAACGAAATACGCCGAATCCGTTCCGGTTCGTCGAGCGAAATTACAACGTAATCATCAGCCACGACAAGTCGTATGAAAACGACAAAGTGGCGATTAATCCCGCCACGGGTCTCCCCTACCATATCGAACAGGTCTATCAGGAAGGACAGCCCTACTCCTCCGGGAACCCCTACTTCACTGGTGGCGGCGATCCCTACTTTGAACCATCGGGCGATGGGACCACGACAAATCCACATAACAGTCTGAAAAACGCTCTGGCAACCGGGGCCGACGTGATCTTCGTCCGCAGCGGATCGATTATCAACGAATCTGTCACGCTGTCTGAAGGACAACAGTTGCTGGGTGAGAACAGTCAGGCAATGCCCGCGCTGGCCATCGCCGGCGGCGGTTTCGTGAAGCTGCCGAGCTTGTCGCAGTCGGCCCAGCTCGGGAACGCAACGGTCACGCCACGGTTCGAAGGGACGAATGGTCCTGCTGTCACGCTGGCCTCGAACACCCAGGTGTCTGGTTTCAACTTCAACCATATTGGCGGCAACGCCATTCAGGGAACGAACGCTGCTGACGTGACGCTACGCGATTTGACATTCACGCAGGTGGATGGCGACGCAATCAACCTGAATAACTCGTCCGGTGATGTCACGATGGCCAACATCCAGATCAATTCGGCATCCGGCAACGGTGTCGTGATTGATGGGGGGAACGCCGACATTTCGTACGACGGAACGGGAAATACAATCACTGCCGACGGCGACGGGATTTCCGTCTCGAACACGCAGGGTGGTTCGCTGTTGATCAACAACGCGACGATCAAGGCCACTGGCGGTGCAGGATTGAAGATGAGCAACGTGGCGACGGATGCAACCATCGCCTCGCTGAATGTCGCGCACTCGTTCGGTCCTGCGGTGGCGATCTCGGGAACGACCGGAACTGTCTCGACCAATAATGGGGTCACGACAACCGATTACAACACTTACAACTTCCTCGGTTACACGACGATTACGTCTCCCAATGGAGCAGGATTCACGGTGAACGGATCGGATGCCATCATCAACGTTGATCACCTGAACGTGACGACGACATCCGCTTCACCTGCGGTTTCGCTGGTCAACACCTCCAGTGACGTGACCTTCGGTAACATGAACCTGACAACCCAGAACGCGACAGGCTTATACGCACGTGGTGTCTCCAAGCTGCAGGTCAACGATGGGACGTTGAAGACGGTCAACGCACCGGCAATTGATATTCAGGGATCGACCATCAACGCGACGTTCTCGAATGTCTCGGTGGACGGGGGTCCGTTCGGGATCAGCCTGCTCCAAAGCCTGGGGAACCTGACTCTCCAGGGGAACGGCACCCTGGGAAGCGGCGGCGTCATCCAGAACACCGAAAAGGGTGTGATCATCAACTCTTTCGGAGTCGCCAAGCTGAACTGGCTGGATCTGACCAACAATGGTGTCGGCATTCATTCGACGAAGTCCAGTCAACTGGTGCTTTCGAACGCACGAATCACCGGCTCGACCGGATACGCAATCGATTCGCTCAACGATTCGACACTGGTCGTGCAGAACTCGCTTCTCACCGGCAACGGAGCCGTCGGGGGTGGAACGATTCGTGTGCAGGCGGATACCACGGGAACGTTCAATTCGCAGATCTCGGGTAACACGATCAACGACGCCAACGGAACCGCGATTCTCTATCAGACACTGCCGAGCGGGACAGGGGCCTCGCTGGCCGCTTCGATTCTTTCCAACACGATCACCGCGTCCCAGGGAAGCAGCCCCGTGATCAACGTCAACTGGAGTGGTCCTGAAAGCGTCCGTGTCTCTAACAACACGATCTTCGCCCAGGGGACCGGGATGACAGGTGTCCTGCTTCAGGGGACCTCGACCACGGCGTCAATGACAGCTCAGGTCGATGGGAACACGATCACATTCGCTGGTGCCCAGGGAACCGGGGTTTCTGTGATCGCTGCCGCGACGTCGAGCTTGAACATCGCCACCAACACGGTGACGTTCGGGGGCACGGGTGGAACGGGGCTTCGGTTCTCGCTCAGCGGGACCAGCACCGACTACATTGCTTCGAACATCATCACGGACAAGGCGGGTGGTGCAACCGGGATGTTGTTTGACAAAGTGGCGGCAAATTCCCGCATGCAGATTGATGGCAACACGATCAACCTGCTGGCGAACGACCTCACCCCGCACTACGGAATTATGTTCACCAACATCACCCCGACGGTTCAGTTCATGGGAACCGTCAACAACTTGATCTATAATGCAAGCACTCCTCAAACCCTGTTCTCGGCACCAGTGAATTCGTACACCGGCGGATTCTACATCAACGGTTATCTGCAATGA
- a CDS encoding prenyltransferase/squalene oxidase repeat-containing protein, with protein MRFPAFCLGYAFFGGLALCLVCISSAIAVEDEEVDEAVVKALRFIASRQAADGSWQIDQRGPSTAGTSLAVMSFLAAGHVPGEGPYGAAIARGIEYVIQHQVPNGMIIDARGHGPMYDHGISTLMLSEVLGMSEKHSSPRVRAALENGIRLILKAQQVRKTPRERGGWRYQYNSEDSDLSVTGWQLLALRAAKDIGCDVPIERIELAVEYVKKCANGRGFGYQPGSGPTSSLTAAGILCLQVCDHLDDAEVHNGIQFLHRQPLRIQDNWFFYGAYYHAIGAYKYGGADWDRTKAILFRELLDNQSPDGSWTAKNGNERPFGMVYSTSLSVLALTVEYGYLPIYQR; from the coding sequence GTGCGATTTCCCGCATTTTGCCTGGGTTACGCGTTTTTTGGAGGCCTCGCACTCTGCCTGGTCTGTATCTCTTCCGCGATTGCCGTGGAAGATGAGGAGGTCGATGAGGCAGTCGTGAAGGCGCTCCGCTTTATTGCGTCGCGGCAGGCGGCGGATGGAAGCTGGCAAATCGATCAGCGGGGACCCTCCACGGCAGGAACGTCACTCGCCGTCATGTCGTTTCTGGCTGCCGGGCACGTCCCAGGGGAAGGACCCTACGGCGCCGCGATCGCCAGGGGAATTGAATACGTTATTCAGCATCAAGTTCCCAATGGGATGATTATTGACGCGCGGGGGCACGGCCCCATGTACGACCATGGGATCAGTACGCTGATGCTCTCGGAAGTCCTGGGAATGTCGGAGAAGCATTCGTCTCCTCGCGTCCGGGCCGCGCTGGAGAATGGAATCCGGCTGATTCTGAAAGCTCAGCAGGTCCGCAAAACTCCCCGCGAACGGGGCGGGTGGCGCTATCAATATAATAGTGAAGACAGTGATCTGAGCGTGACAGGATGGCAGCTACTGGCACTTCGCGCGGCAAAGGACATCGGGTGTGATGTGCCGATCGAACGAATTGAACTGGCGGTTGAGTACGTCAAAAAATGTGCAAACGGCCGCGGGTTTGGTTATCAGCCCGGTAGTGGCCCGACTTCCTCGTTAACGGCTGCGGGCATTTTGTGTCTTCAGGTCTGCGATCATCTCGACGATGCCGAAGTGCACAATGGAATTCAGTTTCTCCATCGCCAGCCCCTGCGAATTCAGGATAACTGGTTCTTTTACGGAGCCTATTACCACGCAATCGGCGCCTATAAATATGGTGGAGCGGACTGGGATCGAACCAAAGCGATTCTGTTTCGAGAATTGCTCGACAATCAGAGCCCTGACGGTAGCTGGACGGCAAAGAATGGAAATGAACGACCCTTCGGAATGGTCTATTCAACCAGCCTCAGTGTCCTGGCCCTGACGGTCGAGTACGGGTATCTGCCGATCTACCAGCGTTAA
- a CDS encoding ABC transporter ATP-binding protein, whose protein sequence is MSLEIKNVKKSYRDPSGGRVPILNVAEFKLAQGEQAVLVGSSGGGKTTLLNIIAGITAADSGEVLIGGTDIVKLSEAARDRFRAERIGYVFQTFNLLPAFTALENVLLGMSFGGRKADRARAIQLLERVGLSHRLHHKPTQMSVGEQQRTSVARALANTPRLLLADEPTANVDIANQQTVLDLLRDSCREHNVSLLLVTHAQEVAAQFDRVEKLSEFNRPLAATKA, encoded by the coding sequence ATGTCGCTGGAAATCAAAAACGTCAAGAAATCGTATCGGGACCCCAGCGGGGGGCGGGTTCCCATATTGAATGTGGCAGAATTCAAACTGGCACAAGGAGAACAAGCGGTGCTTGTGGGCTCCAGCGGGGGCGGCAAGACAACGCTGCTTAACATCATCGCGGGGATTACGGCGGCCGATTCGGGCGAGGTCCTGATTGGCGGCACCGATATCGTGAAACTCTCGGAGGCCGCCAGAGATCGTTTTCGAGCAGAGCGTATTGGCTACGTCTTTCAGACGTTTAACCTCCTTCCCGCATTTACCGCGCTGGAGAATGTCTTGCTGGGGATGAGTTTTGGCGGCCGCAAAGCGGATCGGGCCCGAGCCATTCAACTGCTGGAACGCGTTGGACTCTCTCATCGACTGCACCACAAACCGACGCAAATGTCGGTCGGTGAGCAACAGCGAACCTCCGTCGCCCGGGCGCTCGCCAACACTCCGCGACTGTTACTGGCCGATGAACCGACTGCCAACGTTGACATTGCGAACCAGCAAACCGTACTGGACCTGTTACGAGATTCGTGTCGCGAGCACAATGTTTCGCTGCTGCTCGTCACTCACGCCCAGGAAGTCGCCGCTCAGTTCGACCGGGTCGAGAAACTCTCGGAATTCAACCGCCCCCTGGCCGCAACCAAAGCCTGA
- a CDS encoding DUF1269 domain-containing protein, with translation MSDLVVIVFDDDKTAFEMRTALIKMQNQYLIELEDAVVVTKDAAGTAQLHQAVNLTAAGAVGGAFWGSLIGMLFLNPLLGAAAGAGAGALSGVLSDIGISDTTIKDVSEAFKPGTSALFILVRKATYDKVLEGLKEFAGKGKVFQTSLAKDTDADLRAALEKVS, from the coding sequence ATGAGTGATCTGGTCGTAATTGTCTTTGATGATGATAAGACCGCTTTCGAGATGCGGACGGCATTGATCAAGATGCAGAATCAGTATCTGATCGAACTGGAAGATGCAGTCGTTGTCACGAAGGATGCTGCAGGCACGGCCCAGCTCCATCAGGCGGTCAATCTGACAGCAGCAGGTGCAGTCGGAGGCGCCTTCTGGGGTTCACTGATCGGCATGCTGTTCCTCAACCCACTTCTGGGAGCCGCTGCCGGAGCAGGAGCGGGAGCACTTTCAGGCGTGCTGTCCGACATCGGCATCAGCGACACCACCATCAAAGATGTCTCGGAAGCATTCAAGCCAGGTACTTCGGCCCTGTTTATCCTTGTCCGCAAGGCAACCTATGACAAGGTGCTGGAAGGACTGAAAGAGTTTGCCGGGAAGGGGAAAGTTTTCCAGACATCACTCGCCAAAGACACGGACGCAGATCTCCGCGCCGCTCTTGAAAAAGTGTCGTAG
- a CDS encoding NADH:flavin oxidoreductase/NADH oxidase produces the protein MSDSRTEDRGTHGCPSGTEHDREIPDIDLLSPLTIRGVTLRNRVVMSPMCQYVAKDGFADDWHLVHLGSRASGGVGLVVVEATAVTAGGRITPGDLGIWSDEHTEPLARIVRFVHSQGAVAGIQLAHAGRKASCDLPWNGGAGLLSDSVGGWPVIGPSPIPFDEGNPVPHEIDAAGIDGVVAAFDAATRRALAAGFKVIEIHAAHGYLLHEFLSPLSNHRTDQYGGSLENRMRLLLRVAKQVRQVVPADLAVFVRISATDWVDGGWDLDQSIVLASRLKELEIDLIDVSSGGLVPRARIPVGKGYQVPLARQIREKTGIMTGAVGLITQTAEANEIITGGDSDLVFIGRELLREPYWTLKVQHELGEDPTWPISYGYAVKRRAK, from the coding sequence ATGAGTGACAGCAGAACGGAAGACCGCGGCACGCATGGCTGCCCTTCAGGAACGGAACATGATCGGGAAATTCCCGACATTGATCTGCTCAGTCCGTTGACGATCCGAGGCGTGACGCTGCGCAACCGCGTTGTGATGTCACCCATGTGTCAGTATGTCGCCAAAGACGGATTCGCGGATGACTGGCATCTGGTCCACCTGGGGAGCCGGGCATCCGGTGGTGTGGGGCTGGTTGTCGTCGAAGCAACGGCGGTCACCGCTGGAGGCCGAATCACACCGGGTGACCTCGGCATCTGGAGTGATGAACACACAGAACCGCTGGCTCGGATTGTGCGGTTCGTTCACTCACAAGGAGCCGTCGCCGGAATCCAGCTCGCTCATGCGGGGCGCAAGGCAAGTTGTGATTTGCCATGGAATGGTGGAGCAGGGCTGCTTTCCGATTCAGTTGGCGGATGGCCGGTCATTGGCCCCAGCCCGATCCCCTTTGACGAGGGAAATCCCGTGCCACACGAAATTGATGCCGCTGGCATCGACGGGGTGGTAGCGGCCTTCGATGCCGCCACGCGCCGGGCGCTCGCCGCTGGTTTCAAAGTGATCGAGATCCATGCCGCCCACGGGTACCTGCTGCACGAGTTTCTGTCACCTCTCAGCAATCATCGAACGGACCAGTACGGAGGCAGCCTGGAAAACCGGATGCGTCTGTTGCTGCGTGTGGCGAAGCAGGTTCGACAAGTGGTGCCCGCCGACCTCGCTGTTTTCGTCCGCATTTCCGCGACTGACTGGGTCGACGGAGGCTGGGACCTGGACCAGTCGATTGTCCTGGCGAGCCGCCTGAAGGAGCTGGAAATCGATCTCATCGATGTCTCGTCTGGCGGACTTGTCCCTCGCGCCCGAATTCCTGTCGGCAAGGGATATCAGGTTCCACTCGCCCGCCAGATTCGTGAGAAAACAGGCATCATGACGGGAGCCGTCGGGCTGATCACGCAAACCGCCGAAGCAAACGAAATTATCACCGGAGGGGACTCTGACCTGGTCTTCATCGGTCGTGAGCTACTGCGCGAGCCGTACTGGACGCTGAAGGTTCAGCACGAGCTGGGAGAGGACCCGACCTGGCCCATTTCGTACGGATACGCCGTGAAACGGCGGGCAAAATGA